DNA sequence from the Coffea arabica cultivar ET-39 chromosome 11c, Coffea Arabica ET-39 HiFi, whole genome shotgun sequence genome:
ttttcttatttggttttttctttgcattagttaaaaattagtttacaaatatatattttttcatttttattagaaattataaattttactaaatttgttcgggtagacccgaatccggatccgggacccgccggacccgccggatccggatccggaacataggataaaagacccgtcgggtaaacgggtcgggtccgcatagtaattcgggtccaggtccggaataatgaattccggcccgaacccggcccgttgacagccctacaAAAAGACCACTCCATCTGGAAAAATATAAGGCCACTTCTATAAATATAGTAAAACACACGCTGCATTAAATAGTACCCAACACTATAACTTCACTCCAAATAATCTCGTATTTTCAAGATGCCCCATCCATGTGATTGAAATTTAAAGACGATTTTTGTCCTAAACTATTCAGTATAAGGATACAGCTTGCTCTGCACCCATAAAAAGTACTTATAGTACTCATCTACATAATTCTTATCCCCAACTAACCCACAAATCTAACTTCTCCACTATTTTCTCAACGTAAAAGTAAGCACGTGGAGTTTTCATACTGTAATAAACaggtttgataaataaaatgaaattgcaaaataaAGTTCCCATCTAAAAGCTTGGTGTGCACACCCACCAACAACCCCATGAAGACATGGCCACCAACGCAACTTCGCCCACTGAACACTCTATCCACCTAATTGTTAAGGAATTGAAAACAATTTTAGTTAAATCAAAACCTAAAGACTAATATGAGATTAAGACCCCTAGCAGTCAATGGTTTTTCTACTAATGTTTTGCAATTCTAAATTTTGCCTTTTTAACACTACAAGCAATTTGCTTAGCATGAATCTTTCAACCATTTTTCTAATTTAGTTTATCTTTTAAATGTTTTCAGCAAAATTCTCACAGCTTTAGAGAAATTTTGAGCTCATAAGATGTGTGATGTGTATTCTTAATTTGTTTTTCTAAATATATaagaattaaaattatcataTTATTAACGTTTCCTATAAAAATTTCTTATCTTTCAACATTTATGTATAACCCCACCAGAGGTTTTTGGTTGTTTGCCAAATATTGTACCAAATTCATGGATCAATtgatcttcctttttttttagtttcttttgtagGATACATATCTATTACATTGAAATGATGAAATTATCTGTACAATCTATGATCTCTGACTCTCTTATCTAACTTGATTGGTTTCATTAGTTTATAATTGTTTAAAGACACTTAATGTAGtgaaaattattaaaaagaacaaggaattaatgaattaaaaaaattaacaaataattgaAAGAATATTGTTATGGCAAATTGTTATTGCATGAAATGATAATTCTAGAATTGTAAATAGTTATAAGTGAAAGACATTAAGCGATAGGAACTTTTTTGTCATATTCGTGGTTAAGGCGTGGATTTAAGATGGGAGCGTGTGGGTTTAGCTCCTCCCTTTTAGTTTTTGAAATGGAGTTATTCCTTCAAGAAACTTTGAGACAGTCTCATTGTTCTCTTAAATGTAGCCCTAAAATCAAGCCAAACTGATGCAACGGAGAGGGATGGAATAGAAAGGTGATAATGGGTGAAGGACATAGATGAGAGGAGAGAGGAGCTGTTTTGGTTCTCCTATGACAAGAAGGCTGGTAGGGAGGTGACGAAACTTTTCCTTGTtccaaattttaaaaacttaaaTATTCTATTTTTTCACAAATATATAAATTGTTTATCGAGCGTAAGAGATATTAGGTATTAATTCCAAAAAGAAAGACGATCAACTACCGATGCTATttgaacttttttattttttaaactatcACAAATACAAtaaattaaatctacactacaaacatgataaaagtaataaaaaaaataataaaaagttgcTCGGGCCATGAAATTCCTAATTGCTCTTACAAAAGAAATGACTAATTAATTGAATGTTGTTATTTTAACTAGTTTCAAATATACGCACAACATACTTTTAAAGTGAATCAACTACACTTATAACTAAGTCATACCTATAAAATTAACTATAGATACATTTGaactatgaaattacatgaaataaataattgaaaacACCATAAATATGTCTATCAAATAATGTATTTGCATATTACACCCCTGAATTAGAGTCCTGACTCCGCCACTGTGCATACATACAGTTGAAAATAATACCTACCTTTAACGTCACTAGTTGCTTGGGGAACGGCTCGACCTTTTTTTCATGGGCTGGGATCATTTTGTTTGATCAGTTCATGGAATTTTATATGCCACCCAGCTAAACCTATAGGATGGGGGCCATAGTGGGGCAAAAAGGGGGTCAATCTCATCATAATTCAATCCTCAATTTTCTACTAAAACCCTTCTTTTGTCATGACAACAAAATTTATTATCTAATTAAATAGCCAGTAATTAATCCAAAATCAGATTGTCTATTAGCTGAAAGTATTAAGAATTTAAGTTGTTGGGCTGCCTTTAGTCCCAATAGTAtttattggaaatttttagCTTGAGCAGTAGTTCAGTAGACTATATCTTAAGTCTATCATAGAATTTTTTCAGAAACATGAGATGTTTAAACTATAGAGatacctatttttttttttttttttggatttttctacaaaCAGGgcagggagaaaagaaaaaatcatttgCCCTTATTGCTAGGCCACACCCGGTGTTTGGTACCTTTCAAATTTCCAACTccaaaaatataatattattaataaaaatgcTCATCATCCTCAAAGCCCCTTTGAGCCACtgggccaatggctcagtggccaccagaGAAGTCCCTCCTTGGACTGTTGGTGAGGGTTCAAACCTCATCAGCAGCGACAAAAAATCTAAGAGTTGTGTTATAGTACTCCCTTGGTCTAGTTAGATTTGTATACCCACTAGTCCCTATAACAGACTCCTTAGGCTCCTcctccccctagattaggatagagtaggttatacaaatgtatcgggTAACCAATTACTAAAACCCagctctcttttttttggtttggtcATTCTATACAGGATTTCATCTGATCTAATTTAAATTCAGCTATTGATTTAATCAATTGAGGTCCTATATTTATGTGTACGGAATATTAGCTAGTTGATTATGCCCAAATAATTGACAGCAAATTCTATCACATAAtcatctacttcaaatttgtgTTTGTTAGCTACACTACTTTGCATGAAAGATAGGGCCCAGCTGCTCAAACGTGAAACTGGGAAATTAGAAGTTAAAATCACgattggattgttatttttaaaatttttataaaaaaaatatgcagTAACGatttaatataaaaaaatatattaaaaaaaacataataaaattttaataaaaaattgcaatccaaacaccaCTGAACAAACAATATGCCACGATATATATATCTACGGGCAATTTGCAGGCAAACGTCCATGAAAAATTCCCATTCAATGGGACCAAGTGAGTAGCTAGGAGCCTAGCTATGACTAAGAGTTAAAAGTTATGTTGACGGCCTGTAGGAAAAAGTTGCACTTCGAAAAGTGTGATTTCCCTGAAATAGGCTACTTAAGTTATAGAAATTCTATCGTGTCGATAAAAAAATTCTATCGTGtcgataaaaaaagaaaagtgtgaTTCCATGAaatttctagtataagttttgCGGAGTGTAGAGGTGAATTACTTCTGGGACTTGAGCCATCTCTTGCAGCGAAGCAGTGGATAAGAGAATGAGTAGAAACCAGTAGATGCATCTCCTCCTATCTTCGTTCTTTGgggaaaaaatccaaaaatgaaaagcaaaaaaaaaaaaaaaaaaaaggctagagTTTTCATGCTAGTATTGATAGTCCTGCTTTCTATTTTCAACTCATTGTTTTCGTGGCACAGCCAATGGAAGCTTTAACTGATTAATGTAGCTTTGCAGCAACTTATTTGCTTGAAAAACAAATTGAAAGTTGGATAAAGCTGTTACGAAGAAAGCTGTATTTCTCCTCACAAACAACTCACTAAAATGTAGCAGTGCATAAAAGCGAGTTCATATAACAAAAACACACTATGACACAGTAATTTGATGTGAGAGGGAGAAAAGCACATTATGGTAATTTTCTTTTCCTACAAGACAGTTGTAAATGGAGTAAAATGTTAACTCAACAGCATTATGACACAAAAccataccccaaaaaaaaaaaaaaaaaaagacaaaaccCAGAGGATCACTTGAAGGTGAGGGCTGATCAACTGCTCCATTCACTGCAAAACAAGTATGAATGTATGATTTAGGAAAAATAGGAGTAACAACAACTAAAAAAGTCttgagaaaaaatagagaataaaGAAAGAGTTAAGTGAAAAATTGATATGCATACAATCACGTCTAAGGGAATACTTAAGCGAGACTTTGGCAAGAGTATCCTATGTTTCTTCTGCCCAGATATAAAATTGAATTGGTCtacatataaaaaattatacatataaCATGCACGCATATCAAATTATGTCAGAAATCCAATAACTTTACAAGTGAAAAAAAATATCCTAACTCTATCTGGCCCTAATCCACTTAGGGCTAGGAACTAGGGATGACGAATAAAAAAAATAGTCTTGATTGAATTAACACGTGCTCTTATGGTTGGTTTTGGCATCAATAAGACTTGAAGGCAACATGATCATTCTTTATCATCAAATTCTAAACAGATTTTAAGAATATTCcaagatatttgattaaataAGGATGGTAATCTAAAACAATTACATGGGATGGGAAGCACAAATAGTTTAAACAGTTGGAAGGCATTTTTTAAGCCATGCAACATTGTTGATGAGTACATTATATGACGATAACACATACttatccattaaatttaatttGTTAGAGATAATGTAAACTCATTGCCAAAGATGAGGAAATAAACAAAATCTTTTGATTTTGCCTTTACAAGATGGTAGGCAAAGCATTCAAATATAAACTTACTACCTCTTCACCACATTCCTTAATTAGTCAAGGAGCAAGAATTGTACTGGATGATGTCGtagataaagaaaaataaatatttggaaGCTAACACTGTAAAGAATCTCACACAGCAAGTAGTATGATCCCGTTTCTTTCAAAGAGGAGAAAAGAGATAAAAATAGACGATGGTCATTaaaaactcaaaagaaaatattgaatcATGTTGTTGAAGCTTATCAAACCTGTGATTGGAATTAGATGCTAAGAAAAAGGGAATTCCAAGAACGgtaaattgaaaattaaaaggAGAAAAATTGGAGGAGGAAAAAGTAAAAAGCGAGAAAGAGTACCTGCGGATATTGATTGAAGGCACATGGCTTATTTTATGATAATCTTGTCCTTGTTTACCATTCACTATCCTAACTCTATTGTTGAATTCTTCAGGCATTCCCGCAAGAGAAACCTCTTTTAGGGTAGTTACATATCTCAACCCATCTGGAATCATTTCCAACTTTTCACAATACTCAATCCGTAAACTTGAGAGCTTAGGTATGGCCCCTTCATCTACTTTCCACTGCTTTAAGTCACCCAAATCTTCAAGCCAGAGATGTTTTAGTTGGGGAAATCCCATTGAGTGGCAAATCATTTCTTGTCCCAGAAAAGATTCTAAGTGAAGTCCCAGTCTTCGTAGGTTAGGAAGCTTCTCAAGTGTTCCCATTGGATCTTCCTCAATCTGAGTATTGAACAGCTTTAATTGAGTGAGTCCTGCAGGATCAGGAAACATATGGGATTGGTAGTCTGGCAACTTCTTGCACAAAATACCCATGATCTCTAATTCATGAATATTCCTACTAAACAACACCCCTAAAAGAACATTCAAGCCCCTGTTGTTGTTGTTCGAGTTGTTGGAGTCTATCCAGGCCAAATTACAGCCAATGATTTTAAGTGAGCTAATGCGCATGCAGTCCAAGTCTGATATATGATTCACGATCTGTTCCAAGTCCTCAAGATTGTAATACACTCTTGCTTTGAAAGCTCTGAGATTTGATAATTTGCATATGTCTTTAGGATAGCAAAATTCATTATCGAATGCGTCAAGTATCTCCAGATGCTTGTTCAACCGCAGCTTAggttgaaagttcttgaagtttggaagatAAAGGTATCTTAAACGCCCCAATTTCCATAGCACATTCGGTATTCTGCAATTAAAACTTTCAGATAAATCTAGAGTTTCCAAGTACTTTAAATTGCCCAAGGATGATGGCAAGTTTAAATCAGCACACCTCAATTTCAAACATCTCAAATGGATAAGACTACCAACATATCCCAGCGGTGATTTGAGAAAACAATCTTGAGAAGCCATATCGGAGAATAAAATTGACAATACTCTAAGCATCTTCAAATTGTTGACTTGGGACATCATTCCCACCCCTGAAAAATATTGCCATTCGTCTTCCAACGGATCACACAGGAATGAGCGAAGATGCTTAGTTTGTTCTTTTGGTGGAAAGTTGTACTCAGAGATATCCTGTGGAATCAAACGAAGGACTAAACCATATTGTGCTTCAATTACAGGAGGCGAATCTAGTGAAGCACTTTGATCGACCACGTTATACAAATTCTCCTCTTTTGCCTTGATCAAGCATAGATCTCTCATAAGATCATGAAGCCGGCATGACTTCAACCTTGTTACTGCATGCTTCCCTTCATGCACTTTAATCTCAACCATGCATCTTTTGGCCAATTCTTCCAAGTAGTGCTCTGCAACTTCCATCATTGATTCTTGCCCCATTCTATCTTTCTCAAATATCATGCCTTCTCCTATCCACATCTGATACAAACTCTCTGCAGCAATGTCAGAATCTTCCCTAAATTTACCCAAGTAAAGGAAGCATGGTTTTAGTTGCCAAGGGAGGTCATAGTAACTATAAGCTAAAATCTTTGGCACCTCTccttcttttccaattttttctcCCCTAGCCAGATAAGATTTGATATTCTCATGCACCACATTCCATTCTCTGAGGCTTTTTTTAGTTCTAAGAATTCCACCAAGGACCACCACGGCCAATGGAAGACCCCCACAgtttttcaacattttctttccTAACTCTTCCATCTTGGCCAAATCTGCACAACCTGTGCAGCATTGAACAAAACTAATTCAATATCAACAATGACGCATCTGTCATTCATTTCTCATATaatccatggttcaatcacaGTAGATCTTCCATAATGAGAAATAAGCATCATGGTTACCAGTCAACAACTATACGCAAACCTTAACGGACTGTTAATCGAACAAGTCTCCCAACGTAAAGACTTGAGACCTATCAATAGTCAAGGAAAAGGGCTATTCTAAGAGAtcctttttttcttaaatctacTAGATTATATGGAtctgggaaaaaagaaagatcaAGTAGTTTAACTAAATGGTAACAATGCAAAAGGAATTATGTTTCCATTGTAGTATTTCAATTGCTAAAAATTTCAGAAAGGCTATCATTAAAAATTGCCACTGGTATACACGAGACATGTTTTATATGTCTTGGTTAGCAATTCAAAGATGTCCTCAAAATTTTTTGTCATGCGGATGAAATTGTAGGACTATCATTTTTCGgcatatgcatgcatgcatgcatacatacatatatttaatttatttatttatttaaatttatacaCCTTGGCATTTTGCGTAAAATGAATTTAATGTTAATAAAGCGGAAAAATTTTACCTTCACCAGTACTCTCCCTTAATGATTTCATTCGTAGCAACTCCCAACTTTCTTCCTCGGTCAAAAAACGGAGTTGAAGGTGATATCCATTTGGACCAATATATGCTGCCACGTCTCTGTTACGAGTTGTGAGCTGATAGGGTGTAATTTGTTAgtcattttattattaatttccccttttatccctgataaatattgtgttaattgctgttATCTGCTCATATTTGGTATatggacttaatttcaggagGAAGCAGCAAACtaccaaaaaaaagagggaCTTTATGAAgaatatggagacttctaaggacTTCAATCCTTGGGCCTTTGGATTGGTGGGGACCGCAAAGCCATAAGTCATGTGGACTCTCCAAAGAAAGCTACGGAAGTGGACTTGGAAGAGGAAGTACTTGAGGAGgttttgtccacatgtgtggggaccacctagatagctTTAGTCTATCTTTCTTTTGTCTCTTAAAGGGGGAACGTACAGGAAGCAAAAGGGGATTCCtagttttagtttagtttttagCCTAGTCTTtagtctctctttttcttttctccggactggcctctgacacacgccaggtgttcgacaatattccccaacgggaaaaGCACCTTTTTTTCCCTGCTTCTTAATAGAAAACGCAATGCTTTTGCAATCTATTAattcgtgtggtgatttaattatgcggcgtggctaaatcctccatctagtcaaggggacaactgacgaaTGGGTTCACCACTATTGTGAGATCTAAACcgcttttaattgtttcctgcatttattggtattcatatgtttcctgcttttaaccGCTA
Encoded proteins:
- the LOC140016653 gene encoding probable disease resistance RPP8-like protein 2 translates to MEELGKKMLKNCGGLPLAVVVLGGILRTKKSLREWNVVHENIKSYLARGEKIGKEGEVPKILAYSYYDLPWQLKPCFLYLGKFREDSDIAAESLYQMWIGEGMIFEKDRMGQESMMEVAEHYLEELAKRCMVEIKVHEGKHAVTRLKSCRLHDLMRDLCLIKAKEENLYNVVDQSASLDSPPVIEAQYGLVLRLIPQDISEYNFPPKEQTKHLRSFLCDPLEDEWQYFSGVGMMSQVNNLKMLRVLSILFSDMASQDCFLKSPLGYVGSLIHLRCLKLRCADLNLPSSLGNLKYLETLDLSESFNCRIPNVLWKLGRLRYLYLPNFKNFQPKLRLNKHLEILDAFDNEFCYPKDICKLSNLRAFKARVYYNLEDLEQIVNHISDLDCMRISSLKIIGCNLAWIDSNNSNNNNRGLNVLLGVLFSRNIHELEIMGILCKKLPDYQSHMFPDPAGLTQLKLFNTQIEEDPMGTLEKLPNLRRLGLHLESFLGQEMICHSMGFPQLKHLWLEDLGDLKQWKVDEGAIPKLSSLRIEYCEKLEMIPDGLRYVTTLKEVSLAGMPEEFNNRVRIVNGKQGQDYHKISHVPSINIRSEWSS